The Brasilonema sennae CENA114 genome includes a region encoding these proteins:
- a CDS encoding serine/threonine phosphatase, whose protein sequence is MLICPQCKFENPNANKFCQSCGASLTHKVCPECGTHLALNARECDNCGAACGSVLWAIITKEETLPVDEDKEDFASSLSSSPFSPGSYLDSQNRYQLLEPLPALQEIALNTEVCVRVLDCQPYQVSLLEVMLTNQQKGLVMESVGVDKIPSLAKPYIALRSWCHLGIAPIHDAWQQDDIQVVVIEDRSNWQELLHLWEDDSLSSLQIVHFFSQMTQLWSVLEKAECRQSLLELSNIRVDENLSLALQRLYIDSPDYTAVQSSEDTEATLPVATVAQPITIQDLGGVWHALFRQSQRTQFGSVLNLLSELEQGNIQTLAQLQSSLEDIVSELQGNSTSVSIPSTFPKSNAAPTVLQLDDQQDETEFKSDDKSTVTQHMQLISLENAGLTNVGRQRDHNEDYFGIDTKVYKLESPNSQTLQARGLYILCDGMGGHAAGEVASALAVKSLCEYFQTHWTSNQLPTEDNIRAAVRLTNQAIFNVNQQDARSGVGRMGTTLVMVLIQDTQVAVAHVGDSRLYRVTRKTGLEQVTLDHEVGQREISRGVERSVAYSRSDAYQLTQALGPRDEQSIIPDIQFFDINEDTLFVLASDGLSDNDLLTLHGQNYLAPLLSHSANLESGVQALIDLANHYNGHDNITAILIRARVHPSIKQQ, encoded by the coding sequence ATGCTGATTTGCCCTCAGTGTAAATTTGAAAACCCCAATGCTAACAAATTCTGCCAAAGCTGTGGCGCTTCACTGACTCATAAGGTCTGCCCTGAGTGCGGCACTCATTTGGCTTTAAATGCACGAGAATGTGATAACTGTGGCGCAGCATGCGGAAGCGTTTTGTGGGCAATTATTACAAAAGAAGAGACTTTGCCAGTAGATGAGGATAAGGAAGATTTTGCTTCTTCCTTATCCTCATCTCCTTTCTCACCAGGTTCTTACTTAGACTCACAAAACCGTTATCAGCTGCTAGAACCGCTACCAGCCTTACAAGAAATCGCTCTGAACACTGAAGTTTGTGTGAGAGTTCTAGATTGCCAACCATACCAAGTGTCACTCCTTGAGGTTATGCTGACAAATCAGCAAAAGGGGTTAGTCATGGAATCAGTTGGGGTTGATAAGATTCCGAGTCTAGCCAAACCTTATATTGCCTTACGATCATGGTGCCATTTGGGAATAGCGCCGATTCATGATGCTTGGCAGCAGGACGACATACAGGTAGTAGTCATCGAAGATCGCTCAAATTGGCAAGAATTACTTCATTTGTGGGAGGATGATTCACTAAGCTCGTTACAAATTGTACATTTTTTTTCCCAGATGACTCAGCTTTGGTCAGTACTGGAAAAAGCTGAGTGCCGTCAAAGTTTGTTGGAATTATCCAATATACGAGTTGATGAAAACCTGTCATTAGCACTACAAAGATTGTACATAGATTCGCCAGACTATACAGCTGTTCAGTCCTCAGAAGATACAGAGGCAACACTACCTGTTGCAACAGTTGCGCAGCCTATAACAATCCAAGATTTAGGGGGAGTTTGGCATGCGCTTTTTAGACAGTCTCAACGCACTCAATTTGGCTCTGTTTTGAACCTACTCTCAGAGTTAGAACAAGGAAACATACAAACGCTAGCACAGCTGCAATCATCTTTAGAAGATATTGTGTCTGAATTACAAGGCAATTCTACAAGCGTTTCAATTCCCTCTACATTCCCTAAGAGCAATGCTGCACCGACTGTCTTGCAGTTAGATGACCAACAGGATGAGACTGAATTCAAAAGCGATGATAAGTCCACAGTTACGCAACACATGCAATTAATAAGCCTGGAAAATGCAGGACTTACCAATGTCGGACGTCAACGCGACCATAATGAAGACTATTTTGGTATTGATACAAAAGTATACAAGCTAGAATCACCCAATAGCCAAACTTTGCAGGCGCGTGGTTTGTATATTCTGTGTGATGGAATGGGCGGACACGCGGCGGGCGAGGTTGCTAGTGCCTTGGCTGTAAAATCTTTGTGCGAGTACTTTCAAACCCACTGGACTTCTAACCAACTGCCAACAGAAGATAATATTCGCGCAGCAGTGCGGCTAACCAATCAAGCAATTTTCAATGTCAATCAACAAGATGCCCGTTCTGGTGTTGGGCGCATGGGCACAACTTTAGTTATGGTTTTAATCCAAGATACTCAAGTTGCGGTAGCTCATGTCGGAGACAGTCGTCTGTACCGGGTGACTCGCAAAACAGGACTTGAACAAGTCACATTGGATCATGAAGTTGGTCAACGGGAAATTTCTCGGGGTGTGGAACGTAGTGTAGCATATTCGCGCTCTGATGCTTACCAATTAACTCAAGCCCTTGGTCCTCGCGATGAACAGTCGATTATTCCCGACATCCAGTTTTTTGACATAAATGAAGATACTCTTTTTGTTCTTGCTTCAGATGGTTTATCAGATAATGATTTGCTGACTCTTCATGGGCAGAATTACTTAGCACCTTTGTTAAGTCATTCTGCCAATCTCGAAAGTGGTGTTCAAGCTTTAATTGATTTAGCAAACCATTACAATGGTCATGACAATATTACTGCTATACTTATTCGGGCAAGAGTGCACCCAAGTATAAAACAACAGTAA
- a CDS encoding rRNA large subunit pseudouridine synthase E yields MTYRHILFYKPYGVLSQFTKDTPTRSSLKDYIDIPDIYPVGRLDWDSEGLLLLTNNGQLQHRLCHPQFGHERTYWVQVERIPDAAALTQLQQGVTIQDYRTRQAKVALLPTQPSLPEREPPIRFRKNVPTAWLEMTLTEGKNRQVRRMTAAVGFPTLRLVRVSIAHLGLDNLQPGQWRELTSGELKLLVDLAFAGSIKLKRK; encoded by the coding sequence GTGACTTACCGACACATTCTGTTTTACAAACCCTATGGTGTCCTCAGCCAGTTTACAAAAGACACTCCCACTCGTAGCAGCCTCAAAGACTATATCGACATACCCGATATATATCCTGTGGGTCGTTTGGACTGGGACAGCGAAGGGTTACTGCTGTTGACCAACAACGGGCAATTACAACATCGCCTCTGTCACCCTCAGTTTGGACACGAACGAACTTACTGGGTGCAGGTAGAACGAATTCCTGATGCTGCGGCTTTGACGCAGTTACAACAAGGTGTAACGATTCAAGATTACCGCACTCGACAAGCGAAGGTGGCACTATTGCCAACACAGCCTTCTTTACCAGAACGCGAACCGCCGATTAGGTTTCGCAAAAATGTGCCGACAGCGTGGTTAGAAATGACTTTAACAGAGGGCAAAAATCGTCAGGTCAGGAGAATGACGGCGGCTGTGGGATTTCCGACTTTGCGCCTAGTCAGGGTAAGCATTGCCCACTTAGGGTTAGATAACCTACAACCAGGTCAATGGCGTGAACTAACATCCGGTGAACTCAAGTTGTTAGTCGATTTAGCTTTTGCAGGCTCAATAAAGTTAAAACGCAAATGA